From Helicoverpa armigera isolate CAAS_96S chromosome 19, ASM3070526v1, whole genome shotgun sequence, one genomic window encodes:
- the LOC110379769 gene encoding uncharacterized protein LOC110379769 gives MFLRILVLFLMLYLSTCEVKDTADVETVAMSRMVGIDAVHDGNKKIDKDTIISRNLKLEKRNRGPKSTPKNNVEDKEPDWSYKTFPKEVVDHVEQFKKNMSECLREVQANDKRPVKRLSPKMESPVHGECLIACVLKRNGVILNGKVNKDNLLSLVSKFYSKDTKLMKKLEKNLDRCIELSVRIQDECLLASKLNDCTNDLMASNKHKISVNY, from the exons ATGTTTCTCCGAATATTAGTATTATTTCTCATGTTATATTTATCGACATGCGAAGTGAAAGATACGGCTGATGTGGAAACCGTAGCGATGAGTCGTATGGTAGGCATAGATGCCGTACACGATGGCAATAAGAAGATCGATAAGGATACCATTATATCTCGTAATTTGAAACTGGAGAAGCGAAATCGTGGACCTAAAT CAACTCCCAAAAACAACGTGGAAGATAAAGAGCCAGATTGGTCTTACAAGACTTTCCCTAAAGAAGTGGTCGATCACGTAGAGCAGTTCAAAAAGAACATGTCGGAATGTCTTCGGGAGGTTCAAGCAAATGACAAGAGACCAGTCAAGCGTTTATCTCCCAAAATGGAATCACCGGTCCACGGCGAATGCCTTATTGCGTGCGTACTGAAACGCAACGGCGTCATTTTGAACGGCAAGGTTAATAAAG ATAACTTATTGTCACTGGTCAGCAAATTTTACTCCAAGGATACAAAGTTGATGAAGAAGTTAGAAAAGAATTTGGACCGTTGCATCGAATTGAGTGTTCGTATTCAAGATGAATGCTTATTGGCATCTAAGCTGAACGATTGCACAAACGATCTCATGGCGagcaataaacataaaatcagcgttaattattaa
- the LOC110379768 gene encoding myotubularin-related protein 6 isoform X2 has protein sequence MDIVKTPKLENVQLLDKYNLRNPSKGTLYFATTHLIFVDHEMRKETWILLMHISSVERLPITTTGSPLLVRTKTFQSVFFVIPRERDCHEMHQTLLRLSQPVHIDELYCFFYKSTPDDLPKSAGWNFFDIQTEYQRMNVPNDQWVLCTANKDYELCDTYPSEVYVPARASTAVLLGSASFRSRGRLPVLAYLHHNKAAIARCSQPLSGFSARCMEDEQMLDLIRRANPNCGYMYVVDTRPRINAMVNRAAGKGYENEAFYENIKFQFMGIGNIHVMRKSLQKLVETCEQNTPTMSSFLNGLESSGWLKHIKSILDTSWWIAHAIESGVSVCVHCSDGWDRTAQVCSLAALCLEPHYRTINGYQALIEKDWLSFGHKFTARCGHIACDGRERSPVFTQLLDCTWQLYRQRPEAFQFNERFLLTLHDHAHACQYGTFIGNCEKDRRDLRLSERTFSLWGYMASHLNEYKNPLYNPKSHPDVLKPDLGAQSIRFWRGMYCRHESGVHPREALGDLLPAAVEHCSALDHHINYLAKRITTFKNLLSGKKADKNKETAVVNYQNGNVDSVEIETKTEALQIDNKLLYESGGTLSELECANHDHPLKEVTPPKPNKIPLITEKASDSIPASFAVLEKEVNTVALDWKSIKNVTECSCSTPLDHFSRKHHCWGCGRCVCTRCVCARAALPALLAPRAAPLCAACTPDTPRAHDIVTPAN, from the exons TTGGAAAATGTGCAGCTTCTGGATAAATACAACCTGCGGAACCCGTCGAAGGGAACCTTGTACTTCGCGACCACGCACCTTATATTCGTGGACCATGAGATGAGGAAGGAGACATGG ATTCTCCTGATGCACATATCATCGGTGGAGCGGCTGCCGATCACGACCACCGGTTCCCCGCTCCTGGTGAGGACCAAGACCTTCCAGTCGGTGTTCTTCGTCATCCCTCGAGAGAGAGATTGCCATGAGATGCATCAAACGCTACTCAGGTTGAGCCAACCAG TTCACATCGATGAGTTATACTGCTTTTTCTACAAATCGACTCCGGATGACCTGCCTAAGTCGGCGGGGTGGAACTTCTTCGACATCCAGACGGAGTACCAGAGAATGAATGTGCCTAACGATCAATGGGTGCTCTGCACAGCTAATAAGGATTACGAG CTATGCGACACATACCCAAGCGAGGTGTACGTGCCGGCGCGAGCGTCGACAGCCGTCCTGCTGGGCAGCGCCAGCTTCAGGTCTCGCGGCCGCCTGCCCGTGTTGGCGTACCTACACCACAATAAAGCGGCTATAGCGCGCTGCAGCCAACCGCTCAGCGGCTTTTCTGCCAG ATGTATGGAGGACGAGCAAATGCTGGACCTAATTAGACGGGCGAATCCAAACTGCGGTTACATGTATGTCGTGGACACCAGGCCTAGA ATCAATGCCATGGTGAACCGCGCCGCGGGCAAGGGCTACGAAAACGAAGCATTCTACGAGAACATCAAGTTCCAGTTTATGGGCATTGGTAATATTCACGTCATGAGGAAGAGCCTTCAGAAACTGGTTGAGA cTTGTGAACAGAACACGCCGACTATGTCGTCATTCCTAAACGGTCTGGAGTCGTCCGGTTGGCTCAAACACATCAA GTCCATACTAGACACGTCGTGGTGGATCGCTCACGCGATAGAGAGCGGCGTGAGCGTGTGCGTGCACTGCAGCGACGGCTGGGACCGCACGGCGCAGGTGTGCTCGCTCGCCGCGCTCTGCCTCGAGCCGCACTACCGCACCATCAACGGGTATCAG GCGCTGATCGAGAAGGACTGGTTGTCCTTCGGCCACAAGTTCACGGCCCGATGTGGGCATATCGCTTGCGATGGTCGCGAGCGTTCTCCCGTCTTCACGCAGCTACTCGACTGTACTTGGCAACTGTACAGGCAGAGACCTGAG GCATTCCAGTTCAACGAGCGGTTTCTGCTGACACTACATGACCACGCCCACGCGTGTCAATACGGAACGTTCATTGGCAACTGCGAGAAAGATAGGCGGGACTTGAG GTTATCGGAACGCACGTTTTCTCTGTGGGGGTACATGGCGAGTCATTTGAACGAGTATAAGAATCCTCTGTACAACCCCAAGTCTCACCCTGATGTGTTGAAACCGGATTTAGGAGCACAAAGTATCAG GTTCTGGCGCGGCATGTACTGCCGGCACGAGAGCGGCGTGCACCCGCGCGAGGCGCTGGGCGACCTGCTGCCCGCCGCCGTCGAGCACTGCTCCGCGCTCGACCACCACATCAACTACCTCGCCAAG AGAATAACAACGTTCAAGAACCTGCTATCCGGTAAGAAGGCGGATAAGAACAAAGAAACCGCCGTTGTTAACTATCAAAATGGGAACGTAGACTCCGTAGAGATCGAGACCAAGACTGAAGCACTGCAGATTGATAACAA GTTATTGTACGAGTCTGGCGGCACTCTGTCGGAGTTAGAGTGCGCGAACCATGACCATCCGCTGAAAGAAGTGACGCCGCCCAAACCCAACAAGATACCGCTCATCACTGAG AAGGCAAGTGACAGCATACCAGCCAGCTTTGCGGTCTTGGAGAAAGAAGTGAACACTGTCGCCTTGGACTGGAAAAGTATCAAGAATGTTACCGAGTGCAGCTGCTCGACGCCTCTTGATCATTTCAGTAGAAAG CACCACTGCTGGGGCTGTGGGCGCTGCGTGTGCACGCGCTGTGTGTGTGCGCGAGCCGCCCTCCCCGCGCTCCtcgcgccccgcgccgccccgctCTGCGCCGCCTGCACGCCCGACACGCCCCGAGCGCACG atATAGTGACGCCAGCCAACTGA
- the LOC110379768 gene encoding myotubularin-related protein 6 isoform X1, with protein MALSSLNPSNMLGELGRLASWLKGDCLAPEEYAGLAVTEKLENVQLLDKYNLRNPSKGTLYFATTHLIFVDHEMRKETWILLMHISSVERLPITTTGSPLLVRTKTFQSVFFVIPRERDCHEMHQTLLRLSQPVHIDELYCFFYKSTPDDLPKSAGWNFFDIQTEYQRMNVPNDQWVLCTANKDYELCDTYPSEVYVPARASTAVLLGSASFRSRGRLPVLAYLHHNKAAIARCSQPLSGFSARCMEDEQMLDLIRRANPNCGYMYVVDTRPRINAMVNRAAGKGYENEAFYENIKFQFMGIGNIHVMRKSLQKLVETCEQNTPTMSSFLNGLESSGWLKHIKSILDTSWWIAHAIESGVSVCVHCSDGWDRTAQVCSLAALCLEPHYRTINGYQALIEKDWLSFGHKFTARCGHIACDGRERSPVFTQLLDCTWQLYRQRPEAFQFNERFLLTLHDHAHACQYGTFIGNCEKDRRDLRLSERTFSLWGYMASHLNEYKNPLYNPKSHPDVLKPDLGAQSIRFWRGMYCRHESGVHPREALGDLLPAAVEHCSALDHHINYLAKRITTFKNLLSGKKADKNKETAVVNYQNGNVDSVEIETKTEALQIDNKLLYESGGTLSELECANHDHPLKEVTPPKPNKIPLITEKASDSIPASFAVLEKEVNTVALDWKSIKNVTECSCSTPLDHFSRKHHCWGCGRCVCTRCVCARAALPALLAPRAAPLCAACTPDTPRAHDIVTPAN; from the exons TTGGAAAATGTGCAGCTTCTGGATAAATACAACCTGCGGAACCCGTCGAAGGGAACCTTGTACTTCGCGACCACGCACCTTATATTCGTGGACCATGAGATGAGGAAGGAGACATGG ATTCTCCTGATGCACATATCATCGGTGGAGCGGCTGCCGATCACGACCACCGGTTCCCCGCTCCTGGTGAGGACCAAGACCTTCCAGTCGGTGTTCTTCGTCATCCCTCGAGAGAGAGATTGCCATGAGATGCATCAAACGCTACTCAGGTTGAGCCAACCAG TTCACATCGATGAGTTATACTGCTTTTTCTACAAATCGACTCCGGATGACCTGCCTAAGTCGGCGGGGTGGAACTTCTTCGACATCCAGACGGAGTACCAGAGAATGAATGTGCCTAACGATCAATGGGTGCTCTGCACAGCTAATAAGGATTACGAG CTATGCGACACATACCCAAGCGAGGTGTACGTGCCGGCGCGAGCGTCGACAGCCGTCCTGCTGGGCAGCGCCAGCTTCAGGTCTCGCGGCCGCCTGCCCGTGTTGGCGTACCTACACCACAATAAAGCGGCTATAGCGCGCTGCAGCCAACCGCTCAGCGGCTTTTCTGCCAG ATGTATGGAGGACGAGCAAATGCTGGACCTAATTAGACGGGCGAATCCAAACTGCGGTTACATGTATGTCGTGGACACCAGGCCTAGA ATCAATGCCATGGTGAACCGCGCCGCGGGCAAGGGCTACGAAAACGAAGCATTCTACGAGAACATCAAGTTCCAGTTTATGGGCATTGGTAATATTCACGTCATGAGGAAGAGCCTTCAGAAACTGGTTGAGA cTTGTGAACAGAACACGCCGACTATGTCGTCATTCCTAAACGGTCTGGAGTCGTCCGGTTGGCTCAAACACATCAA GTCCATACTAGACACGTCGTGGTGGATCGCTCACGCGATAGAGAGCGGCGTGAGCGTGTGCGTGCACTGCAGCGACGGCTGGGACCGCACGGCGCAGGTGTGCTCGCTCGCCGCGCTCTGCCTCGAGCCGCACTACCGCACCATCAACGGGTATCAG GCGCTGATCGAGAAGGACTGGTTGTCCTTCGGCCACAAGTTCACGGCCCGATGTGGGCATATCGCTTGCGATGGTCGCGAGCGTTCTCCCGTCTTCACGCAGCTACTCGACTGTACTTGGCAACTGTACAGGCAGAGACCTGAG GCATTCCAGTTCAACGAGCGGTTTCTGCTGACACTACATGACCACGCCCACGCGTGTCAATACGGAACGTTCATTGGCAACTGCGAGAAAGATAGGCGGGACTTGAG GTTATCGGAACGCACGTTTTCTCTGTGGGGGTACATGGCGAGTCATTTGAACGAGTATAAGAATCCTCTGTACAACCCCAAGTCTCACCCTGATGTGTTGAAACCGGATTTAGGAGCACAAAGTATCAG GTTCTGGCGCGGCATGTACTGCCGGCACGAGAGCGGCGTGCACCCGCGCGAGGCGCTGGGCGACCTGCTGCCCGCCGCCGTCGAGCACTGCTCCGCGCTCGACCACCACATCAACTACCTCGCCAAG AGAATAACAACGTTCAAGAACCTGCTATCCGGTAAGAAGGCGGATAAGAACAAAGAAACCGCCGTTGTTAACTATCAAAATGGGAACGTAGACTCCGTAGAGATCGAGACCAAGACTGAAGCACTGCAGATTGATAACAA GTTATTGTACGAGTCTGGCGGCACTCTGTCGGAGTTAGAGTGCGCGAACCATGACCATCCGCTGAAAGAAGTGACGCCGCCCAAACCCAACAAGATACCGCTCATCACTGAG AAGGCAAGTGACAGCATACCAGCCAGCTTTGCGGTCTTGGAGAAAGAAGTGAACACTGTCGCCTTGGACTGGAAAAGTATCAAGAATGTTACCGAGTGCAGCTGCTCGACGCCTCTTGATCATTTCAGTAGAAAG CACCACTGCTGGGGCTGTGGGCGCTGCGTGTGCACGCGCTGTGTGTGTGCGCGAGCCGCCCTCCCCGCGCTCCtcgcgccccgcgccgccccgctCTGCGCCGCCTGCACGCCCGACACGCCCCGAGCGCACG atATAGTGACGCCAGCCAACTGA
- the LOC110379768 gene encoding myotubularin-related protein 6 isoform X3, which yields MALSSLNPSNMLGELGRLASWLKGDCLAPEEYAGLAVTEKLENVQLLDKYNLRNPSKGTLYFATTHLIFVDHEMRKETWILLMHISSVERLPITTTGSPLLVRTKTFQSVFFVIPRERDCHEMHQTLLRLSQPVHIDELYCFFYKSTPDDLPKSAGWNFFDIQTEYQRMNVPNDQWVLCTANKDYELCDTYPSEVYVPARASTAVLLGSASFRSRGRLPVLAYLHHNKAAIARCSQPLSGFSARCMEDEQMLDLIRRANPNCGYMYVVDTRPRINAMVNRAAGKGYENEAFYENIKFQFMGIGNIHVMRKSLQKLVETCEQNTPTMSSFLNGLESSGWLKHIKSILDTSWWIAHAIESGVSVCVHCSDGWDRTAQVCSLAALCLEPHYRTINGYQALIEKDWLSFGHKFTARCGHIACDGRERSPVFTQLLDCTWQLYRQRPEAFQFNERFLLTLHDHAHACQYGTFIGNCEKDRRDLRLSERTFSLWGYMASHLNEYKNPLYNPKSHPDVLKPDLGAQSIRFWRGMYCRHESGVHPREALGDLLPAAVEHCSALDHHINYLAKRITTFKNLLSGKKADKNKETAVVNYQNGNVDSVEIETKTEALQIDNKLLYESGGTLSELECANHDHPLKEVTPPKPNKIPLITEKASDSIPASFAVLEKEVNTVALDWKSIKNVTECSCSTPLDHFSRKI from the exons TTGGAAAATGTGCAGCTTCTGGATAAATACAACCTGCGGAACCCGTCGAAGGGAACCTTGTACTTCGCGACCACGCACCTTATATTCGTGGACCATGAGATGAGGAAGGAGACATGG ATTCTCCTGATGCACATATCATCGGTGGAGCGGCTGCCGATCACGACCACCGGTTCCCCGCTCCTGGTGAGGACCAAGACCTTCCAGTCGGTGTTCTTCGTCATCCCTCGAGAGAGAGATTGCCATGAGATGCATCAAACGCTACTCAGGTTGAGCCAACCAG TTCACATCGATGAGTTATACTGCTTTTTCTACAAATCGACTCCGGATGACCTGCCTAAGTCGGCGGGGTGGAACTTCTTCGACATCCAGACGGAGTACCAGAGAATGAATGTGCCTAACGATCAATGGGTGCTCTGCACAGCTAATAAGGATTACGAG CTATGCGACACATACCCAAGCGAGGTGTACGTGCCGGCGCGAGCGTCGACAGCCGTCCTGCTGGGCAGCGCCAGCTTCAGGTCTCGCGGCCGCCTGCCCGTGTTGGCGTACCTACACCACAATAAAGCGGCTATAGCGCGCTGCAGCCAACCGCTCAGCGGCTTTTCTGCCAG ATGTATGGAGGACGAGCAAATGCTGGACCTAATTAGACGGGCGAATCCAAACTGCGGTTACATGTATGTCGTGGACACCAGGCCTAGA ATCAATGCCATGGTGAACCGCGCCGCGGGCAAGGGCTACGAAAACGAAGCATTCTACGAGAACATCAAGTTCCAGTTTATGGGCATTGGTAATATTCACGTCATGAGGAAGAGCCTTCAGAAACTGGTTGAGA cTTGTGAACAGAACACGCCGACTATGTCGTCATTCCTAAACGGTCTGGAGTCGTCCGGTTGGCTCAAACACATCAA GTCCATACTAGACACGTCGTGGTGGATCGCTCACGCGATAGAGAGCGGCGTGAGCGTGTGCGTGCACTGCAGCGACGGCTGGGACCGCACGGCGCAGGTGTGCTCGCTCGCCGCGCTCTGCCTCGAGCCGCACTACCGCACCATCAACGGGTATCAG GCGCTGATCGAGAAGGACTGGTTGTCCTTCGGCCACAAGTTCACGGCCCGATGTGGGCATATCGCTTGCGATGGTCGCGAGCGTTCTCCCGTCTTCACGCAGCTACTCGACTGTACTTGGCAACTGTACAGGCAGAGACCTGAG GCATTCCAGTTCAACGAGCGGTTTCTGCTGACACTACATGACCACGCCCACGCGTGTCAATACGGAACGTTCATTGGCAACTGCGAGAAAGATAGGCGGGACTTGAG GTTATCGGAACGCACGTTTTCTCTGTGGGGGTACATGGCGAGTCATTTGAACGAGTATAAGAATCCTCTGTACAACCCCAAGTCTCACCCTGATGTGTTGAAACCGGATTTAGGAGCACAAAGTATCAG GTTCTGGCGCGGCATGTACTGCCGGCACGAGAGCGGCGTGCACCCGCGCGAGGCGCTGGGCGACCTGCTGCCCGCCGCCGTCGAGCACTGCTCCGCGCTCGACCACCACATCAACTACCTCGCCAAG AGAATAACAACGTTCAAGAACCTGCTATCCGGTAAGAAGGCGGATAAGAACAAAGAAACCGCCGTTGTTAACTATCAAAATGGGAACGTAGACTCCGTAGAGATCGAGACCAAGACTGAAGCACTGCAGATTGATAACAA GTTATTGTACGAGTCTGGCGGCACTCTGTCGGAGTTAGAGTGCGCGAACCATGACCATCCGCTGAAAGAAGTGACGCCGCCCAAACCCAACAAGATACCGCTCATCACTGAG AAGGCAAGTGACAGCATACCAGCCAGCTTTGCGGTCTTGGAGAAAGAAGTGAACACTGTCGCCTTGGACTGGAAAAGTATCAAGAATGTTACCGAGTGCAGCTGCTCGACGCCTCTTGATCATTTCAGTAGAAAG atATAG